One genomic window of Ottowia oryzae includes the following:
- the ettA gene encoding energy-dependent translational throttle protein EttA, whose amino-acid sequence MAQYVYTMNRVSKIVPPKRQILKDISLSFFPGAKIGVLGLNGSGKSTLLKIMAGIDKEIEGEATPMPGLEVGYLPQEPALNPENTVRQEVELAMGEVNAARARLEEIYAAYAEPDADFDALSEEQGKLEAVIAAAGTDSEHQLEIAADALRLPPWDAVIGKLSGGEKRRVALCKLLLSKPDMLLLDEPTNHLDAESVEWLEIFLKRFTGTVVAITHDRYFLDNAAEWILELDRGHGIPYKGNYSTWLEQKDARLKQEQRTEDARAKAMKKELEWARANPKGRQAKSKARLARFEELSDYEYQKRNETQEIFIPVAERLGHEVFEFKGVSKSFGDRLLIDNLSFKVPAGAIVGIIGPNGAGKSTLFKLIAGVEQPDSGEVTIGKTVQMAFVDQHRDELANDKTVWEDISGGLDIITVGKFQMPSRAYAGRFNFNGQDQQKKVGMLSGGERGRLHLAKTLMQGGNVLLLDEPSNDLDVETLRALEDALLEFAGSVMVISHDRWFLDRICTHILAAEGDSQWVFFDGNYQEYEADKKKRLGEDGARPHRVRYKALK is encoded by the coding sequence ATGGCCCAATACGTCTACACCATGAACCGCGTCAGCAAGATCGTGCCGCCCAAGCGGCAGATCTTGAAAGACATTTCGCTGTCGTTTTTCCCCGGCGCCAAGATCGGGGTGCTGGGCCTGAACGGCTCTGGCAAGTCCACGCTGCTGAAGATCATGGCGGGGATCGACAAGGAGATCGAGGGTGAAGCCACCCCCATGCCGGGCCTGGAGGTGGGCTATCTGCCGCAAGAGCCGGCGCTCAACCCTGAAAACACCGTGCGCCAGGAGGTCGAGCTGGCGATGGGCGAAGTCAATGCCGCCCGCGCACGCCTGGAGGAAATCTACGCCGCCTACGCCGAGCCGGACGCCGATTTCGACGCCTTGAGCGAGGAGCAGGGCAAACTGGAGGCGGTGATTGCCGCCGCCGGCACGGACAGCGAACACCAGCTGGAAATCGCCGCCGACGCGCTGCGCCTGCCGCCGTGGGACGCCGTGATCGGCAAGCTGTCGGGCGGTGAAAAGCGCCGCGTGGCGCTGTGCAAGCTGCTGCTGTCCAAGCCAGACATGCTGCTGCTGGACGAGCCCACCAACCACTTGGACGCCGAAAGCGTGGAGTGGCTGGAGATCTTCCTCAAGCGCTTTACCGGCACCGTGGTGGCCATCACCCACGATCGCTACTTCCTGGACAACGCCGCCGAGTGGATTCTGGAGCTGGACCGTGGCCACGGCATTCCTTACAAAGGCAACTACAGCACCTGGCTGGAGCAGAAGGACGCGCGCCTCAAGCAGGAGCAGCGCACCGAAGACGCCCGCGCCAAGGCGATGAAGAAAGAGCTGGAATGGGCGCGCGCCAACCCGAAAGGGCGGCAGGCCAAGTCCAAGGCGCGCCTGGCGCGCTTTGAAGAGCTGAGCGACTACGAATACCAGAAGCGCAACGAGACGCAGGAGATCTTCATTCCCGTGGCTGAGCGCCTGGGCCATGAAGTGTTCGAATTCAAAGGTGTGTCAAAGAGCTTTGGCGACCGCCTGCTGATCGACAACCTGAGCTTCAAGGTGCCGGCGGGCGCCATCGTCGGCATCATCGGCCCCAACGGCGCGGGCAAATCCACGCTGTTCAAGCTGATCGCGGGCGTCGAGCAGCCCGACTCGGGCGAAGTGACCATCGGCAAGACCGTGCAGATGGCGTTTGTCGACCAGCACCGCGATGAGCTGGCCAACGACAAGACCGTGTGGGAAGACATCTCCGGCGGGCTGGACATCATCACCGTGGGCAAGTTCCAGATGCCCAGCCGCGCGTACGCGGGGCGCTTCAACTTCAACGGGCAGGACCAGCAGAAGAAAGTGGGCATGCTGTCGGGCGGTGAGCGCGGGCGCCTGCACCTGGCCAAGACGCTGATGCAGGGCGGCAACGTGCTGCTGCTGGACGAACCGTCGAACGACCTGGACGTGGAAACGCTGCGCGCGCTGGAAGACGCGCTGCTGGAATTCGCCGGCAGCGTGATGGTCATCAGCCATGACCGCTGGTTCCTGGACCGCATCTGCACCCACATCCTGGCCGCCGAGGGTGACAGCCAATGGGTGTTCTTCGACGGCAACTACCAGGAATATGAGGCCGACAAGAAGAAGCGACTGGGTGAAGATGGTGCCCGACCGCACCGTGTGCGCTACAAGGCGCTGAAGTAA
- a CDS encoding DEAD/DEAH box helicase — protein sequence MNFEDLNLAPAILKAVHELGYTAPTPVQAQAIPAVLAGSDLLAGAQTGTGKTAGFTLPVLQLLSSRAGAKPGCIRALVLTPTRELAAQVEESVRNYGKYLDLSSTVIFGGVGMNPQISRIRAGCDILVATPGRLLDLAGQGYVDLSNVEILVLDEADRMLDMGFIHDVKKVLALLPKAKQSLLFSATFSDEIRDLANGLLKDPQHIQVTPPNTTVERIAQLIYPVGRTRKKEVLAHLIDQGSWSQVLVFTRTKYGANNVAEYLTKHGIKAMALHGNKSQSARTQALAEFKSGELRALVATDIAARGIDIDELPHVVNYEIPNVPEDYVHRIGRTGRAGASGQAVSLVCMDEEGFMHEIERFTKQQIPVEILEGFGPAEGEQAEPIAMGRQTLWGGLGKPPGRDVMQAAARAARQDMMQRIRDNKAAQGGAGRGQGGRGGQSPRNAPASNGARRAPVARTEGDAGDVAQRDDAMAVGADGAPQGDRANRNRRRRGRGGAGMGGNGGQHGGQGAPRQQNSGVRQSPGLPPTREFGFDDEDDRDMDRLPRNIDPLQTNLHGRRNAPRGPSHGAAGQPDPMRTSIDMMGKGANRNKGNRSGGNGGGGGRGNFGGGGGSRNRAGGGFSR from the coding sequence ATGAACTTTGAAGATCTGAACCTGGCACCGGCCATTCTCAAGGCCGTGCACGAGTTGGGCTACACCGCCCCCACCCCGGTCCAGGCGCAAGCCATTCCGGCCGTGCTGGCGGGCAGCGATCTGCTGGCCGGCGCCCAGACCGGCACCGGCAAGACCGCCGGCTTCACCCTGCCCGTGCTGCAGCTGCTCAGCAGCCGCGCCGGCGCCAAGCCCGGCTGCATCCGCGCCCTGGTGCTGACCCCCACGCGCGAGCTGGCCGCACAGGTCGAAGAATCGGTGCGTAACTACGGCAAATACCTGGACCTCAGCTCCACCGTCATCTTCGGCGGCGTGGGCATGAACCCGCAGATCAGCCGCATCCGCGCGGGCTGCGACATCCTGGTGGCCACGCCCGGCCGCCTGCTGGACCTGGCTGGCCAGGGCTACGTCGACCTGTCCAACGTCGAAATCCTGGTGCTGGATGAAGCCGACCGCATGCTGGACATGGGCTTCATCCACGACGTGAAGAAAGTGCTGGCCCTGCTGCCCAAGGCCAAGCAAAGCCTGCTGTTCTCGGCCACGTTCAGCGACGAGATCCGCGACCTCGCCAATGGCCTGCTGAAAGACCCGCAGCACATCCAGGTGACGCCGCCCAACACCACCGTCGAGCGCATCGCCCAGCTGATCTACCCCGTGGGCCGCACGCGCAAGAAGGAAGTGCTGGCCCACCTGATCGACCAGGGCAGCTGGAGCCAGGTGCTGGTGTTCACCCGCACCAAGTACGGCGCGAACAACGTGGCCGAATACCTGACCAAGCACGGCATCAAGGCGATGGCGCTGCACGGCAACAAGAGCCAGAGCGCCCGCACGCAGGCGCTGGCCGAGTTCAAGAGCGGCGAGCTGCGCGCGCTGGTGGCCACCGACATCGCCGCCCGCGGCATCGACATCGATGAGCTGCCGCACGTGGTGAACTACGAAATCCCGAACGTGCCCGAAGACTACGTGCACCGCATTGGCCGCACCGGCCGCGCGGGCGCCAGTGGCCAGGCCGTCAGCCTGGTGTGCATGGATGAAGAAGGCTTCATGCACGAGATCGAGCGCTTCACCAAGCAGCAGATCCCGGTGGAAATCCTGGAAGGCTTCGGCCCGGCCGAAGGCGAGCAGGCCGAGCCTATCGCCATGGGCCGCCAGACGCTGTGGGGCGGCCTGGGCAAGCCGCCCGGCCGCGACGTGATGCAAGCGGCCGCCCGCGCTGCGCGCCAGGACATGATGCAGCGCATCCGCGACAACAAGGCCGCCCAGGGCGGCGCTGGCCGCGGCCAGGGCGGCCGCGGCGGCCAAAGCCCGCGCAACGCGCCGGCCAGCAACGGCGCGCGCCGCGCACCCGTGGCCCGCACCGAAGGTGACGCGGGCGACGTAGCCCAGCGCGACGACGCCATGGCCGTGGGCGCCGACGGCGCGCCGCAAGGCGACCGCGCCAACCGCAACCGCCGCCGCCGTGGGCGCGGCGGTGCAGGCATGGGCGGCAACGGCGGCCAGCATGGCGGCCAAGGCGCACCGCGCCAGCAGAACAGCGGCGTGCGCCAATCGCCCGGCCTGCCGCCCACGCGCGAATTCGGCTTTGACGACGAGGACGACCGCGACATGGATCGTCTGCCGCGCAACATCGACCCGCTGCAGACCAACCTGCACGGCCGCCGCAACGCGCCGCGTGGCCCCAGCCACGGCGCAGCCGGCCAGCCTGATCCGATGCGCACCAGCATCGACATGATGGGCAAGGGGGCCAACCGCAACAAGGGCAACCGCAGTGGTGGCAATGGCGGCGGTGGTGGCCGTGGTAACTTCGGTGGCGGCGGTGGCAGCCGCAACCGCGCCGGCGGCGGCTTCAGCCGCTGA
- a CDS encoding LysR family transcriptional regulator, with amino-acid sequence MDLIDLRLFLHVAEQGSITAGAERSHMTLASASARVRALEDALGTPLLVRDRRGAQPTPAGQTLARHAQQVLAQLGQLHEAMAEHTEGPRAHLRLWANTSAATVHLPPLLARFLAAHPGYTLDMQERPSAAIADALRQRQAELGVPSDAADVAGLECAPLRPDPLVLIVPRSHALAGVRRMSLADALVHAFLGLHEASALQAMVTAQARRCQPGWDYRMRLGSLEAVSRMVALGAGVAVVPRAVAEREARASGLRRVPLTDGWAARTLLLAAPSFGALPPATARLAKFLIDATSGAVAPARR; translated from the coding sequence ATGGACTTGATCGACCTGCGCCTGTTCCTGCACGTGGCGGAGCAAGGCAGCATCACCGCCGGTGCCGAGCGCAGCCACATGACATTGGCCTCGGCCAGCGCGCGCGTGCGGGCGCTGGAAGATGCGCTGGGCACGCCGCTGCTCGTGCGCGACCGGCGCGGCGCGCAGCCTACGCCCGCCGGGCAGACCCTGGCGCGCCACGCGCAACAAGTGCTGGCGCAACTGGGCCAGCTGCACGAAGCCATGGCCGAACACACCGAGGGGCCGCGTGCGCACCTGCGCCTGTGGGCCAACACCTCGGCCGCCACCGTGCACCTGCCGCCGCTGCTGGCGCGCTTTCTGGCCGCGCACCCCGGCTACACCCTGGACATGCAAGAGCGCCCCAGCGCCGCCATCGCCGACGCCCTGCGACAGCGCCAGGCCGAGCTGGGCGTGCCGTCCGACGCAGCCGATGTGGCGGGGCTGGAATGCGCGCCGCTGCGGCCCGACCCGTTGGTACTGATCGTGCCGCGCAGCCACGCGCTGGCTGGCGTGCGCCGCATGTCGCTGGCCGACGCGCTGGTCCACGCCTTCCTTGGCCTGCATGAAGCCAGCGCCCTGCAAGCCATGGTCACCGCGCAGGCGCGCCGCTGTCAGCCTGGCTGGGACTACCGCATGCGCCTGGGCAGCCTGGAGGCCGTGAGCCGTATGGTCGCCCTGGGCGCTGGCGTGGCTGTGGTGCCCCGCGCGGTGGCCGAGCGAGAGGCGCGCGCCAGCGGCCTGCGGCGCGTACCCCTGACCGACGGCTGGGCCGCGCGCACCTTGCTGCTCGCCGCGCCCTCGTTCGGCGCCTTGCCGCCTGCGACGGCCAGGTTGGCGAAATTCCTGATCGACGCGACCAGCGGTGCGGTTGCGCCTGCGCGGCGATGA
- a CDS encoding sulfite exporter TauE/SafE family protein: MSLTHFFTDPLWLFAIAVFLAAGAVKGIVGLGLPTLAMALLALRMPPAQAAALLVLPSLVTNVWQMRPWRALPALARRLAPMQAGVVAGTLLGAWWLGAPSGAWAVVALGLALIAYGGWGLIGARLPYVSPRAQTVAGPLVGALTGLVTAATGVFVLPAVPYLQALGMARDDLVQAMGLSFTVSTLALAMGLAFNHQYPASAAAGSVALVLPALIGMQAGQWLRQRLSPTRFRVCFMAALIGLGAWMVLRAV; the protein is encoded by the coding sequence ATGTCGCTTACCCACTTTTTCACCGACCCACTCTGGCTGTTTGCCATCGCCGTGTTTTTGGCGGCGGGCGCCGTCAAAGGCATCGTCGGCCTCGGCCTGCCGACGCTGGCGATGGCGCTGCTGGCGCTGCGCATGCCCCCGGCGCAGGCGGCGGCGCTGCTGGTGCTGCCTTCGCTGGTGACCAACGTGTGGCAGATGCGGCCCTGGCGCGCGCTGCCGGCGCTGGCGCGGCGGCTGGCGCCGATGCAGGCGGGCGTGGTGGCGGGCACGCTGCTGGGCGCGTGGTGGCTGGGCGCGCCGTCTGGCGCTTGGGCGGTGGTGGCGCTGGGCCTGGCGCTGATCGCCTACGGCGGCTGGGGCTTGATCGGGGCGAGGTTGCCTTACGTGTCACCACGCGCGCAAACCGTGGCCGGGCCGCTGGTGGGCGCGCTGACCGGGCTGGTCACAGCCGCCACGGGCGTGTTCGTGCTGCCGGCCGTGCCCTATCTGCAGGCGCTGGGCATGGCGCGCGACGATCTGGTGCAGGCGATGGGCTTGTCTTTCACCGTGTCCACCCTGGCGCTGGCGATGGGCCTGGCTTTCAACCACCAGTACCCGGCGTCTGCGGCGGCGGGTTCGGTGGCGTTGGTGTTGCCCGCGCTGATCGGCATGCAGGCCGGCCAATGGCTGCGCCAGCGGCTTTCGCCCACGCGCTTTCGCGTGTGCTTCATGGCGGCGCTGATCGGGCTGGGCGCGTGGATGGTGCTGCGGGCGGTGTAA
- a CDS encoding TonB-dependent receptor → MTSFSFAPFSLTPTARLVRHALGFATLAGLAVAHAQDAEPRPSSTLQEVQVVDQAESIGGLQKKYSGGQLARGGALGILGRTDMLDVPFSTTNYTSELIDNQQGLTVSDVVMNDASVRTLQARGGFGEDYQIRGLSVGARDVAMNGLYGLSPATRMPLEMIERVEVLKGPGALTQGVGPNGSVGGSINVVTKRAHDIPLTRLTTTYMGKAQFGTHLDVGRRFGKDNEWGVRANGVWRNGEGNIDGGRQRLGLGSLGVDYAGTRLRASADLLYSEGTNQNFRPQAAFLAGITQVPEVPNPRQSFYPGAAMSDKAKTAMTRLEYDVTDRTTVYGAIGYSEVSSQQNFPTAATRINTAGDFTVRNGYYDEYNKTTSGDAGVRTKFSTGPVNHTAVLAANFMQRETGYFYQLTPTPVPSNIYRPAPLPAITFARGTPAKSAELEQYSVALADTMSLFNDRLLATLGMRDQTIHQKSVNGSIAYKASSTTPLVGLVFKFDKDTAVYYNYTAGLSAGGVAGATTANAGEVFAPQKSKQHEIGIKRDWGTLVTQATVYQIERPTSMTENNVYSFGGKQRNRGLELTAYGEIVRGLRLMASASFNQAKLLRTANGANQGNNAPGVPDRTYNLGLDWDVPGAPGLSLNGRVISTSSMNYDAANLLRMPGWSRFDLGARYATKVAGKNLVIRASVENVADKAYWVTASGYVTVGAPRTLMLSASLDF, encoded by the coding sequence ATGACTTCGTTCTCGTTCGCCCCGTTTTCCCTGACGCCGACCGCCCGCCTGGTTCGCCATGCGCTGGGCTTTGCCACGCTGGCTGGGCTCGCCGTCGCCCACGCGCAGGACGCTGAGCCACGCCCGTCATCCACGCTCCAGGAGGTTCAGGTTGTCGACCAGGCCGAGTCGATCGGCGGCCTGCAAAAGAAATACTCGGGCGGTCAGTTGGCACGCGGTGGCGCCCTGGGCATTCTCGGCCGCACCGACATGCTGGACGTACCGTTCAGCACCACCAACTACACCTCGGAGTTGATCGACAACCAGCAAGGCCTCACGGTGTCGGACGTGGTGATGAACGACGCTTCGGTGCGCACCTTGCAGGCGCGCGGCGGGTTTGGGGAGGACTACCAGATTCGCGGCCTGTCGGTGGGTGCGCGCGACGTCGCGATGAACGGCCTCTACGGCCTGTCGCCCGCCACCCGCATGCCGCTGGAGATGATCGAGCGCGTCGAGGTCCTCAAGGGGCCGGGGGCGCTGACGCAGGGTGTGGGCCCCAACGGCAGCGTGGGCGGCAGCATCAACGTGGTGACCAAGCGCGCCCATGACATCCCGCTGACGCGCCTGACCACGACGTACATGGGCAAGGCGCAATTCGGCACGCACCTGGACGTCGGCCGCCGCTTTGGCAAAGACAACGAATGGGGCGTGCGGGCCAACGGCGTGTGGCGCAATGGCGAAGGCAACATCGACGGTGGGCGCCAGCGGCTGGGTCTGGGCTCGCTCGGCGTGGACTACGCTGGCACACGCCTGCGCGCCTCTGCCGACCTGCTGTATTCCGAAGGCACCAACCAGAATTTCCGGCCGCAGGCCGCGTTTCTGGCTGGCATCACCCAAGTGCCGGAGGTGCCCAACCCACGCCAGAGCTTCTACCCTGGCGCCGCGATGTCGGACAAGGCCAAGACGGCCATGACGCGGCTGGAGTACGACGTGACCGACCGCACTACCGTCTATGGCGCCATCGGCTACAGCGAAGTCAGCAGCCAGCAGAACTTCCCTACCGCCGCCACGCGCATCAACACCGCTGGCGACTTCACGGTGCGCAACGGCTATTACGACGAATACAACAAGACCACCTCGGGTGACGCTGGCGTGCGCACCAAATTCAGCACCGGCCCCGTGAATCACACCGCCGTGCTGGCGGCTAACTTCATGCAGCGCGAAACCGGCTACTTCTACCAGCTGACGCCCACGCCGGTGCCGTCCAACATTTATCGCCCAGCCCCGCTGCCGGCCATCACTTTCGCACGCGGCACGCCGGCCAAGTCGGCCGAGTTGGAGCAATACAGCGTGGCCCTGGCCGACACCATGAGCCTGTTCAACGACCGCCTGCTGGCCACGCTGGGCATGCGCGACCAGACCATTCATCAGAAAAGCGTGAATGGCTCGATCGCCTACAAGGCCAGCAGCACCACGCCACTGGTGGGCCTGGTGTTCAAGTTCGACAAGGACACCGCCGTCTACTACAACTACACAGCGGGCCTGAGCGCGGGTGGCGTGGCCGGTGCCACCACCGCCAACGCCGGCGAAGTGTTCGCACCGCAAAAATCGAAGCAGCACGAAATCGGCATCAAGCGCGACTGGGGCACGCTGGTCACGCAGGCCACGGTCTACCAGATCGAGCGGCCCACCTCGATGACGGAAAACAACGTCTACAGCTTTGGAGGCAAGCAGCGCAACCGGGGGCTCGAGTTGACCGCTTATGGCGAGATCGTGCGCGGCCTGCGACTGATGGCCAGCGCCTCCTTCAACCAGGCCAAGCTGCTGCGCACCGCCAATGGCGCCAACCAGGGCAATAACGCCCCTGGCGTGCCCGATCGCACCTACAACCTGGGGCTGGACTGGGATGTTCCGGGCGCGCCTGGCCTCAGCCTGAATGGCCGGGTCATCAGCACCTCGTCCATGAACTACGACGCCGCCAACCTGCTGCGCATGCCCGGCTGGAGCCGCTTTGACCTGGGCGCGCGCTACGCCACCAAGGTGGCGGGAAAGAACCTGGTGATCCGTGCCAGCGTCGAAAACGTGGCCGACAAGGCCTACTGGGTCACCGCCAGCGGCTACGTGACGGTGGGCGCGCCGCGCACGCTGATGCTGTCGGCGTCACTCGACTTCTGA
- a CDS encoding nitroreductase family protein produces MTQNAIPLFTKRRTQYALGAKLPLPEAQVDALIREAIRLTPSSFNSQSSRALILFGAPSQKLWKEITKETLRPMVPADAFAATDAKMDAFAAGAGTVLFYEDQDVIKDLQQKYPLYADNFPVFSEHSAGMAQFAVWTALAEAGIGASLQHYAPLIDAEVAKTWGVPASWKLRAQMPFGSNEAPLPEKTFIADDVRFKTVR; encoded by the coding sequence ATGACCCAAAACGCCATCCCGCTGTTCACGAAGCGTCGCACGCAGTACGCCCTGGGCGCCAAGCTGCCCCTGCCTGAAGCGCAGGTCGACGCCCTGATCCGCGAGGCGATTCGCCTGACGCCCTCGTCGTTCAACTCGCAAAGCTCGCGCGCCCTGATTCTGTTTGGCGCCCCTAGCCAGAAGCTGTGGAAAGAGATCACCAAAGAAACCCTGCGCCCGATGGTGCCGGCCGACGCCTTCGCCGCCACCGACGCGAAGATGGACGCCTTCGCCGCCGGCGCGGGCACGGTGCTGTTCTATGAAGACCAGGACGTCATCAAGGACCTGCAGCAAAAGTACCCGCTGTACGCCGACAACTTCCCCGTGTTTTCCGAGCACTCGGCCGGTATGGCGCAATTCGCAGTGTGGACGGCGCTGGCCGAAGCCGGCATTGGCGCCAGCCTGCAGCACTACGCGCCGCTGATCGACGCCGAAGTCGCCAAGACCTGGGGCGTGCCCGCATCGTGGAAGCTGCGCGCTCAAATGCCCTTTGGCTCCAACGAAGCGCCGCTGCCTGAGAAGACGTTCATCGCCGATGACGTGCGCTTCAAGACCGTGCGCTGA
- a CDS encoding sigma-70 family RNA polymerase sigma factor yields the protein MPPDALPADVDLMRAYAAGDVRAFETLYTRHERRLWRFVLRSVGDAPTADELAQDVWLRVAQQAERYAPSASRADLPPARFTTWLFTIARNRVVDHLRASRPMHSLSANDDHDEDAPSLADTLAAPSGFGPVRRIENRQQAEQLLAAVQALPDDQREAFLLQAEGGMSVQDIAAATGVPFETAKSRLRYARAALRRTLETLA from the coding sequence ATGCCGCCCGACGCGCTGCCCGCCGACGTTGACCTGATGCGCGCCTACGCCGCGGGCGACGTGCGCGCGTTTGAAACGCTGTACACCCGCCACGAACGGCGGCTGTGGCGCTTTGTGCTGCGCAGCGTGGGCGACGCCCCCACCGCTGACGAGCTGGCGCAGGACGTGTGGCTGCGCGTGGCCCAGCAGGCCGAGCGCTACGCGCCCAGCGCATCGCGTGCAGACTTGCCGCCTGCGCGTTTCACCACCTGGCTGTTCACCATCGCGCGCAACCGCGTGGTGGACCACCTGCGCGCCAGCCGGCCGATGCACAGCCTGAGCGCCAACGACGACCACGATGAAGACGCCCCCAGCCTGGCCGACACACTGGCCGCGCCTTCCGGCTTCGGCCCCGTGCGCCGCATTGAAAACCGCCAGCAGGCCGAACAGTTGCTGGCCGCCGTGCAGGCGCTGCCCGATGACCAGCGCGAAGCCTTTTTGCTCCAGGCCGAGGGCGGCATGAGCGTGCAAGACATCGCCGCCGCCACCGGCGTGCCCTTTGAAACCGCCAAGAGCCGCCTGCGCTACGCCCGCGCGGCGCTGCGCCGCACCCTGGAGACGCTGGCATGA